The following are from one region of the Cardinium endosymbiont of Culicoides punctatus genome:
- a CDS encoding PD-(D/E)XK nuclease domain-containing protein gives MCTTTQNSNTALGQIEGNNYREKFLYKDKNIVLIGLNFSSKIRNVEQKFDFTIYDEEGNQITKDAILGNRQHVHGKEVNRQRG, from the coding sequence ATTTGTACCACCACCCAAAATTCTAATACTGCTTTAGGCCAGATAGAAGGTAATAATTATAGAGAAAAGTTTCTTTATAAAGACAAAAATATCGTCCTTATAGGACTTAATTTCTCTAGTAAAATTCGTAATGTTGAACAAAAATTTGATTTTACCATCTACGATGAAGAAGGTAATCAAATTACTAAAGATGCTATTCTTGGTAACCGTCAGCATGTACATGGTAAGGAAGTTAACAGACAACGAGGATAA